The Shewanella zhangzhouensis genome has a window encoding:
- the dsbB gene encoding disulfide bond formation protein DsbB produces MQSLISFAHSRLSWGILALSALALESAALYFQHIMKLDPCVMCIYQRVAVFGLLGAGLIGFMAPANRLIRVLGAMLWGVSAAWGLKLALELVDMQNNPNPFSTCSFLPEFPSWLQLHEWLPSVFMPTGMCTDIPWEFAGVTMGEWMIVAFSVYLLAWLAFIVPMLKKST; encoded by the coding sequence ATGCAAAGCCTGATTTCGTTTGCCCACAGCCGTCTGTCCTGGGGCATTCTCGCCTTAAGCGCCCTCGCCCTGGAATCTGCCGCGCTCTATTTTCAGCACATTATGAAACTCGACCCCTGCGTGATGTGTATTTACCAGCGAGTTGCCGTATTCGGTCTACTTGGAGCAGGACTAATCGGTTTCATGGCGCCGGCAAATCGGCTGATTCGCGTGCTTGGCGCCATGCTGTGGGGTGTATCCGCTGCATGGGGGCTTAAACTGGCCCTTGAGCTGGTTGATATGCAAAACAACCCCAACCCATTCTCAACCTGTTCATTTCTGCCGGAATTTCCGAGTTGGTTGCAATTACATGAATGGCTACCCAGTGTGTTTATGCCCACAGGCATGTGCACCGATATTCCCTGGGAATTTGCCGGTGTCACCATGGGGGAATGGATGATAGTGGCGTTCAGCGTGTACTTGCTTGCCTGGCTTGCGTTTATCGTGCCGATGCTGAAGAAATCCACCTGA
- a CDS encoding lytic murein transglycosylase, with amino-acid sequence MKSIFCTSLSALALMSATVMAQSADSGSFADYLAGLKNVAASQYQIRPQTLDAVFPKIKEFRLAKSDASEPVAAPETNLDTFLPQTLNDALVDEAKFQYQGHAETLNRIGKKYGVQPRFIVALWGLESRYGRDSGVYPILSVTASKAFNQEQEAFYREQFFAALKLIDSSSWQPDDLLATPDGRMGQPKLLPQAFLSSAKDGDDDGKADIWTNPADVFATLAYSLQQAGWREDETWGRQVKIPADFDVSQAAEGNKKSFSQWQALGVRRFDGTDLPARADMQVEMVMPDGPKGRVYLVYDNYVALKRWHDSDYFALAVVHLSDRIKFQLGE; translated from the coding sequence GTGAAGTCAATATTCTGTACTTCCCTGTCAGCGTTGGCACTGATGTCTGCCACTGTCATGGCGCAAAGCGCAGACAGTGGCAGTTTCGCCGACTATCTGGCTGGCCTTAAAAATGTGGCCGCCAGCCAATACCAAATCCGTCCGCAAACCTTAGATGCTGTTTTCCCAAAGATTAAGGAGTTTCGACTCGCGAAGAGTGATGCGAGTGAACCCGTCGCAGCGCCTGAGACCAATCTCGATACTTTTTTGCCACAAACCCTGAATGATGCCTTGGTAGACGAAGCAAAGTTTCAATATCAGGGGCATGCAGAAACCCTGAACCGGATTGGTAAAAAATACGGCGTTCAGCCCCGTTTTATCGTTGCTCTGTGGGGGCTTGAGTCGCGTTATGGCCGCGACTCTGGTGTCTACCCCATATTGTCTGTCACCGCATCAAAGGCCTTCAATCAGGAACAGGAAGCCTTTTATCGTGAGCAGTTTTTTGCAGCGCTCAAGCTAATCGACAGCAGCAGTTGGCAGCCCGATGACTTGCTTGCTACACCCGATGGCCGCATGGGACAGCCCAAGTTGTTACCTCAGGCCTTTTTGTCTTCAGCCAAAGATGGCGATGATGATGGCAAAGCCGATATCTGGACCAATCCAGCGGATGTGTTTGCCACGCTCGCTTACTCGCTGCAACAGGCCGGTTGGCGCGAGGACGAAACCTGGGGGCGCCAGGTTAAAATTCCTGCCGACTTTGACGTGTCTCAGGCCGCAGAGGGGAATAAGAAGTCGTTTTCCCAGTGGCAGGCCCTGGGTGTAAGGCGTTTTGATGGTACCGATTTACCGGCAAGGGCCGACATGCAGGTTGAAATGGTCATGCCCGATGGCCCCAAAGGACGGGTCTATCTGGTTTACGACAACTATGTTGCGCTTAAACGTTGGCATGACAGTGACTATTTTGCCCTGGCGGTGGTGCATCTTTCGGATCGCATCAAGTTTCAACTGGGTGAATGA
- the nhaB gene encoding sodium/proton antiporter NhaB has product MPLTLGQSLFANFLGNSPRWYKFAILSFLAINPILFYLNPFIAGWVLVIQFIFTLAMALKCYPLQPGGLLAIEAVIIGMTSPTQVLHEIQANLEVLLLLVFMVAGIYFMKQLLLYAFTKMLTKVRSKIVVSMLFCIASAFLSAFLDALTVIAVIITVAVGFYSIYHKVASGKDFSSDHDHTSEAPEQLNESELESFRGFLRNLLMHAGVGTALGGVCTMVGEPQNLIIAAQANWQFGEFAIRMSPVTVPVFFAGIMTCFIVEKFKWFGYGAKLPEAVHKILSEYDAYEDARRTPKDKVKLIVQALVGVWLIVGLAFHLASVGLIGLSVIILNTAFNGITDEHALGKAFEEALPFTALLAVFFAVVGVIIDQQLFAPVIQWALSYEGNVQLVIFYIANGLLSMVSDNVFVGTVYINEVKAALLNGQITRDQFDLLAVAINTGTNLPSVATPNGQAAFLFLLTSALAPLIRLSYGRMVMMALPYTIVLSIVGILTIESGFLTDMTQYFYDSHLINHHTAAEAAGKALGGH; this is encoded by the coding sequence ATGCCATTGACTCTTGGGCAGTCACTGTTTGCCAACTTTCTGGGTAATTCGCCCAGATGGTATAAGTTCGCGATCCTGTCGTTTTTGGCGATAAATCCGATACTCTTTTACCTGAACCCCTTTATTGCAGGTTGGGTTTTGGTTATCCAGTTTATCTTTACCCTGGCCATGGCCCTTAAATGCTATCCCCTGCAACCCGGTGGTTTGCTTGCCATAGAAGCCGTGATCATCGGCATGACCAGCCCCACTCAGGTGTTACACGAAATTCAGGCCAACCTGGAAGTACTGCTGCTGCTGGTGTTTATGGTGGCTGGCATCTACTTTATGAAACAGCTGCTGCTGTACGCCTTCACCAAGATGCTGACCAAGGTACGTTCGAAAATCGTCGTATCCATGCTGTTTTGTATTGCGTCAGCGTTTTTGTCTGCCTTCCTCGACGCCCTTACCGTTATTGCGGTGATTATCACCGTGGCTGTGGGCTTCTACTCTATCTACCATAAGGTGGCATCGGGTAAAGATTTCAGCTCAGATCACGACCATACCTCGGAAGCGCCAGAGCAGCTTAACGAAAGCGAGCTTGAGTCATTCCGCGGATTTTTGCGTAACCTCTTGATGCACGCCGGTGTGGGTACTGCCCTCGGTGGCGTATGCACCATGGTTGGCGAGCCCCAAAACCTCATCATCGCCGCTCAGGCCAACTGGCAGTTTGGCGAATTTGCCATTCGCATGTCTCCGGTCACTGTGCCGGTGTTTTTTGCCGGGATCATGACCTGTTTTATTGTGGAAAAGTTTAAATGGTTTGGCTACGGCGCCAAACTGCCGGAAGCTGTACACAAGATCCTGAGCGAATACGACGCATACGAAGATGCCCGTCGCACACCAAAAGACAAGGTCAAGCTCATCGTTCAGGCATTGGTAGGTGTTTGGCTGATTGTTGGTCTTGCTTTCCACCTGGCATCGGTGGGTCTGATTGGTCTTTCTGTGATCATTCTTAACACTGCCTTTAACGGCATTACCGACGAGCATGCGCTGGGTAAAGCGTTCGAAGAAGCCCTGCCCTTTACCGCGTTGCTGGCCGTCTTCTTTGCTGTGGTAGGTGTGATAATTGACCAACAACTCTTTGCACCGGTTATCCAGTGGGCACTGAGCTATGAAGGCAATGTGCAGCTGGTTATCTTCTACATCGCCAATGGCCTGCTCTCCATGGTCAGTGACAACGTATTTGTGGGTACCGTGTATATCAACGAGGTTAAGGCTGCGCTGCTTAATGGGCAAATTACCCGTGACCAATTTGATTTGCTGGCCGTGGCCATCAACACGGGGACCAATCTGCCATCTGTGGCTACCCCAAATGGTCAGGCAGCCTTCCTGTTCTTGCTGACCTCAGCCCTGGCTCCGCTCATTCGCCTGTCCTATGGCCGCATGGTGATGATGGCGCTGCCATACACCATAGTGCTGTCTATCGTAGGCATCCTGACCATCGAATCAGGCTTCCTCACCGATATGACCCAGTATTTCTATGACAGCCACCTGATTAATCATCACACAGCAGCGGAAGCTGCCGGTAAGGCACTGGGTGGACATTAA
- a CDS encoding YcgN family cysteine cluster protein has protein sequence MEFWKTKRLEELSPEEWESLCDGCGKCCLNKIIDDETDELYYTNAACKLLDRDACRCRHYSERFTFVPGCAAITPDNISSLTWLPDSCAYIRLFHGRDLPSWHPLITGSKETMHAAGMSVKGKAVCETKVRYLEDHIVLWPLKDVD, from the coding sequence ATGGAATTTTGGAAAACCAAACGTTTGGAAGAGTTGAGTCCCGAAGAATGGGAATCTCTTTGCGACGGTTGTGGTAAATGTTGTCTCAATAAAATCATTGATGACGAAACTGATGAGCTGTATTACACCAATGCGGCCTGTAAGTTGCTCGACCGGGATGCCTGTCGTTGTCGTCATTACAGCGAACGCTTTACGTTCGTTCCGGGCTGCGCGGCCATTACACCTGATAATATCTCCAGTTTGACCTGGTTGCCGGACAGCTGTGCCTATATCCGCTTGTTTCATGGCAGGGATTTACCGAGCTGGCACCCGCTTATAACCGGTTCAAAAGAGACCATGCATGCTGCGGGTATGTCGGTGAAAGGTAAGGCCGTTTGCGAAACCAAGGTAAGATACCTGGAAGACCATATCGTGCTGTGGCCACTTAAAGATGTCGATTAA
- a CDS encoding PrkA family serine protein kinase, whose amino-acid sequence MGIFEHYQQRYEKKLEEEYSLQEFLEICKQDKSAYATAAERLLLAIGEPELIDTSKNSVLSRIFSNRLISRYPAFKDFFGMEDAIEQIVAYLKHSAQGLEESKQILYLLGPVGGGKSSLAEKLKALMQKVPVYVLSADGVRSPVNDHPFCLFDADEDGKLLQEEYDIPTRYLRTIMSPWAVKRLHDYGGDISRFKVVKVFPSVLDQIAVAKTEPGDENNQDISSLVGKVDIRQLEHFAQNDADAYSYSGALCRANQGLMEFVEMFKAPIKVLHPLLTATQEGNYNGTEGLSALPFSGIILAHSNESEWSSFKNNKNNEAFLDRVYIVKVPYCLRVSEEIQIYKKLIINSELSEAPCAPGTLETLAQFSVLSRLKVPENSSIYSKMRVYDGESLKDTDPKAKSYQEYRDYAGVDEGMNGLSTRFAFKILSKVFNFDHTEIAANPVHLFYVLERQIEAEQFPGETAERYLEFLKGYLIPKYVEFIGKEIQTAYLESYSEYGQNIFDRYVTYADFWIQDQEYRDPETGQLFDRAALNAELEKIEKPAGISNPKDFRNEIVNFVLRARANNEGKNPTWTSYEKLRTVIEKKMFSNTEDLLPVISFNAKTSTDDQRKHDDFVNRMMEKGYTKKQVRLLSEWYLRVRKSS is encoded by the coding sequence ATGGGCATCTTTGAACATTACCAACAGCGCTATGAAAAGAAACTCGAAGAAGAATATTCACTGCAAGAGTTTCTTGAAATCTGCAAGCAGGATAAAAGCGCCTACGCCACCGCGGCCGAACGTTTACTTCTGGCTATCGGTGAGCCCGAACTTATCGACACTTCAAAAAATTCTGTTCTGAGCCGAATTTTCTCAAATCGGCTTATTTCCCGCTATCCGGCCTTCAAAGATTTCTTTGGCATGGAAGACGCCATAGAGCAGATAGTGGCTTACCTTAAACATTCGGCTCAAGGGCTTGAAGAATCTAAGCAAATTCTTTATTTGCTGGGGCCTGTGGGCGGCGGTAAGTCCTCTCTGGCTGAAAAGCTCAAAGCGTTGATGCAGAAAGTCCCTGTGTATGTGCTCAGTGCCGACGGTGTACGCAGCCCGGTGAACGACCACCCATTTTGCCTGTTCGATGCAGACGAAGATGGCAAGCTGCTTCAGGAAGAGTACGACATTCCCACCCGTTATCTGCGAACCATCATGTCGCCTTGGGCCGTTAAACGCCTGCACGATTATGGCGGTGATATCAGTCGCTTTAAGGTGGTTAAAGTCTTCCCGTCTGTGCTCGATCAAATCGCCGTGGCAAAAACGGAACCCGGCGATGAAAACAACCAGGATATCTCGTCGCTGGTCGGTAAGGTGGATATTCGCCAATTGGAGCACTTTGCCCAAAACGATGCCGATGCCTACTCCTATTCAGGCGCGCTGTGCCGCGCGAACCAGGGCTTGATGGAATTTGTGGAGATGTTCAAGGCGCCCATCAAGGTGCTGCACCCGCTGCTGACTGCCACTCAGGAAGGGAACTATAACGGCACCGAAGGCCTGTCGGCTCTCCCCTTCAGCGGCATTATCCTCGCCCACTCCAATGAATCTGAATGGTCGAGTTTTAAAAACAATAAAAATAACGAGGCCTTCCTCGACCGTGTTTATATCGTTAAGGTGCCCTACTGCCTGCGGGTGTCGGAAGAAATCCAGATCTACAAAAAACTCATTATCAATTCAGAATTGTCCGAAGCGCCATGTGCTCCGGGCACCCTGGAAACACTCGCTCAATTCAGCGTACTTTCAAGGCTCAAAGTCCCTGAAAACTCATCCATTTATTCCAAGATGCGGGTCTATGACGGTGAGAGCCTCAAGGATACAGACCCCAAGGCCAAGTCCTATCAGGAGTACCGTGACTACGCCGGCGTTGACGAAGGCATGAACGGACTCTCAACCCGCTTCGCCTTTAAAATCCTCTCCAAGGTGTTTAACTTTGACCACACCGAAATTGCGGCCAACCCGGTGCACCTCTTCTATGTGCTGGAGCGTCAGATTGAAGCTGAGCAATTTCCCGGTGAAACCGCCGAGCGCTATCTTGAGTTCCTCAAAGGTTATCTCATCCCCAAATACGTCGAATTTATTGGGAAAGAGATCCAGACCGCCTATCTGGAGTCTTACTCCGAGTACGGTCAGAACATATTCGATCGCTATGTCACCTATGCCGACTTCTGGATCCAGGATCAGGAATACCGCGACCCCGAAACCGGTCAGCTGTTTGACCGCGCCGCGCTCAATGCGGAACTTGAGAAAATAGAGAAACCTGCCGGGATCTCCAATCCCAAAGACTTCCGTAACGAAATCGTTAACTTCGTACTGCGGGCTCGGGCCAACAATGAAGGTAAAAACCCGACCTGGACCAGCTATGAAAAACTCAGAACCGTCATCGAGAAGAAGATGTTCTCCAACACAGAAGATTTGCTGCCGGTGATTTCCTTCAATGCCAAAACCTCCACCGACGATCAGCGTAAACACGATGACTTTGTCAATCGCATGATGGAAAAAGGCTACACCAAGAAACAAGTACGTCTGTTGTCTGAGTGGTATCTGCGGGTTCGTAAATCGTCTTGA
- a CDS encoding YeaH/YhbH family protein, with protein MANFIDRRLNAKGKSTVNRQRFINRYKKQIKKAVSDAVTRRSVTDVDKGEQISIPTRDITEPMFHQGRGGFRERVHPGNDQFTRGDRIDRPPQGGGGQGSGQGDASDSGEGQDDFVFQISKDEYLELLFEDLELPNLQRNRLNKLVEYQVQRAGYTNDGVPANISIVRSLRSSLARRTAMTAAKKRHLKTLEAELEELENTPGANADRILALKTEIEALRKKIDAVPFIDTFDLRYNNFTKREVPSSQAVMFCLMDVSGSMDQATKDMAKRFYILLYLFLTRTYKNLEVVYIRHHTQAKEVDEHEFFYSQETGGTIVSSALKLMVDIQKERYPAEEWNIYAAQASDGDNWADDSPTCRQILEKQILPTVRYFSYIEITNRAHQTLWREYDSLRQVFDNMAVQHIRQAEDIYPVFRELFKKQAV; from the coding sequence ATGGCGAACTTTATCGACAGGCGACTGAATGCCAAGGGTAAGAGTACCGTTAACCGTCAGCGTTTTATTAACAGATACAAAAAACAGATAAAAAAAGCCGTCAGTGACGCGGTGACCCGTCGCAGTGTGACCGATGTGGACAAGGGTGAACAAATCAGTATCCCGACCCGGGATATCACTGAGCCCATGTTCCATCAGGGACGGGGTGGTTTCCGTGAACGTGTCCATCCGGGGAACGACCAGTTCACCCGAGGGGATAGAATAGACAGACCCCCTCAGGGCGGTGGTGGTCAGGGTAGTGGCCAGGGTGATGCGTCAGATTCCGGCGAAGGTCAGGACGATTTTGTATTCCAGATCTCCAAGGATGAATACCTGGAACTACTGTTTGAGGACCTGGAACTTCCAAATCTTCAACGTAATCGCCTGAATAAACTGGTGGAATATCAGGTTCAACGAGCAGGTTACACCAACGATGGCGTACCGGCCAATATCAGTATCGTGCGTTCGCTTCGCTCATCGCTCGCCCGCCGGACAGCCATGACAGCGGCGAAAAAAAGACATCTTAAAACACTTGAGGCTGAACTTGAGGAGCTGGAAAACACGCCAGGTGCAAACGCAGACCGCATACTTGCGCTTAAAACCGAAATAGAGGCACTGCGTAAAAAAATCGATGCCGTACCTTTCATCGATACCTTCGACCTCAGATACAACAACTTTACCAAGCGTGAAGTACCATCCAGCCAGGCGGTGATGTTCTGCTTGATGGACGTCTCCGGCTCCATGGATCAGGCCACGAAAGATATGGCCAAGCGCTTCTATATTCTGCTGTATCTCTTTCTTACCCGCACCTATAAAAACCTTGAGGTGGTGTACATACGTCACCATACCCAAGCCAAAGAGGTGGACGAGCACGAGTTTTTCTACTCTCAGGAAACCGGTGGCACTATCGTCTCCAGTGCCCTTAAGTTGATGGTCGATATTCAAAAAGAACGCTATCCGGCAGAGGAATGGAACATCTATGCCGCCCAGGCCTCGGATGGCGATAATTGGGCCGATGACTCCCCTACCTGTCGGCAAATACTGGAGAAGCAAATACTGCCAACCGTGCGCTATTTCAGCTACATAGAAATCACTAACCGCGCCCATCAAACCCTGTGGCGTGAATATGACTCCCTAAGACAAGTGTTTGACAACATGGCTGTACAGCACATTCGCCAGGCAGAAGATATCTATCCTGTGTTCCGAGAGCTGTTCAAGAAGCAGGCGGTATAA
- a CDS encoding YcgL domain-containing protein has translation MICAVYKSSRKQETYLFVPKRDDFSQVPEPLLQMFGTPMLVMLLPLDRKEKLGIADIDKVRSELAEKGYYLQLPPPKDNLLTQHRRDLGIED, from the coding sequence ATGATATGTGCCGTTTATAAAAGCAGCCGTAAGCAAGAAACCTATTTATTCGTACCCAAGAGAGATGATTTCAGCCAGGTGCCAGAGCCTTTACTGCAGATGTTTGGTACACCTATGCTGGTAATGCTGTTGCCGCTCGACAGGAAAGAGAAGCTTGGGATTGCCGATATCGACAAAGTGCGCAGCGAACTTGCTGAAAAAGGCTATTATTTGCAATTGCCACCACCTAAAGATAATTTACTGACGCAACACCGCCGAGATTTAGGCATAGAGGATTGA
- the minC gene encoding septum site-determining protein MinC, protein MRKASLELKGSSFTLSVLHINTSDLDSITLDLDKKLAQAPQFFIGAPLVLNLSAVEDGKLDLAAVKDLLVSRQLVIVGVTGASEALSELAKACGLASVKAGKQTQMPSPPPAPRTTRIVRQNVRSGQQIYVKNGDLIIFGAVGNGAEVIADGSIHIYGALRGKAMAGANGERDAVILASHLEPELISIAGQYWLTENLQKHGVTAKSGCVRLDGDSLTVEALPL, encoded by the coding sequence ATGCGAAAAGCAAGCCTTGAATTAAAGGGATCTTCTTTTACGCTGTCGGTATTGCATATCAATACCTCCGATTTGGACAGCATCACCTTGGACCTCGATAAGAAGCTGGCGCAAGCGCCGCAGTTTTTTATCGGAGCCCCTTTGGTATTGAATCTATCCGCCGTCGAAGACGGAAAATTGGACTTGGCAGCAGTTAAAGACCTGCTGGTATCACGTCAACTGGTGATTGTTGGTGTTACCGGCGCCAGTGAAGCACTGTCTGAGCTGGCCAAAGCCTGTGGGCTTGCCTCGGTCAAAGCCGGCAAGCAGACACAGATGCCCTCTCCCCCTCCCGCGCCCAGAACCACCCGTATCGTGCGGCAAAACGTGCGTTCCGGGCAGCAGATCTACGTTAAAAATGGCGATTTGATTATCTTCGGTGCAGTCGGAAACGGCGCCGAGGTGATTGCCGATGGCAGTATTCATATTTACGGTGCACTCAGGGGCAAGGCCATGGCCGGCGCCAATGGCGAGCGGGATGCAGTTATCCTGGCCAGCCACCTGGAGCCCGAACTTATTTCCATCGCGGGTCAATACTGGCTGACTGAGAATTTACAAAAGCATGGTGTGACCGCGAAAAGCGGCTGTGTGCGCCTCGATGGCGACTCACTAACAGTAGAAGCACTGCCATTGTGA
- a CDS encoding SpoVR family protein, with amino-acid sequence MGKRKPLSDGPDWTFELLEEYQREIERVAAHYRLNTYPNQIEVITAEQMMDAYAGIGMPIGYTHWSFGKRFIQTEQSYKRGQMGLAYEIVINSNPCIAYLMEENTITMQALVMAHACYGHNSFFKGNYLFKTWTDASSIIDYLVFAKNYIAECEQRHGVDAVENVIDSCHALMNYGVDRYKRPSEISFREEKARQKEREEYLQSQVNDLWRTIPVSQVEKEVQPKKRFPAEPQENILYFIEKHAPLLEPWQREIVRIVRKMGQYFYPQKQTQVMNEGWATFWHYTILNHLYDEGLVTDRFMLEFLQSHTGVVAQPAYNSRYYSGINPYALGFNMFTDIRRICENPTEEDRAWFPEIAGSNWLDTLHFAMENFKDESFISQYLSPAMIRQFKLFGIVDDERKNYLSISAIHDEVGYREIRQTMSQQYNLSNLEPNIQVHRVEVMGDRSMTLRYVPFHNIPLADDYREVLKHLHRLWGFTVVLEQEESDGTIKELARCPPRDEEGHSVKI; translated from the coding sequence ATGGGGAAACGCAAACCTTTAAGCGACGGACCAGATTGGACCTTTGAACTGTTGGAAGAGTACCAACGGGAAATTGAGCGGGTTGCAGCGCACTATCGGCTAAACACGTACCCGAATCAAATTGAGGTCATCACTGCCGAGCAGATGATGGACGCCTATGCGGGCATCGGCATGCCTATCGGCTACACCCACTGGTCTTTTGGCAAACGGTTTATTCAAACAGAACAAAGCTACAAGCGTGGCCAAATGGGACTCGCCTATGAAATCGTCATTAACTCCAACCCCTGCATCGCCTATTTGATGGAAGAAAACACCATCACCATGCAGGCATTGGTGATGGCCCATGCCTGCTACGGCCACAACAGCTTTTTTAAAGGCAATTACCTGTTCAAAACCTGGACCGATGCCAGCTCAATTATCGACTATCTGGTATTTGCCAAGAATTACATTGCAGAGTGCGAACAGCGCCACGGTGTCGATGCCGTGGAAAATGTCATCGATTCCTGTCATGCGTTAATGAACTATGGTGTTGACCGCTACAAACGCCCGTCAGAAATTTCATTCCGCGAAGAAAAAGCCCGCCAGAAAGAGCGTGAAGAATACCTGCAAAGCCAGGTAAATGACCTTTGGCGAACCATTCCAGTTAGCCAGGTTGAGAAGGAAGTGCAGCCCAAAAAACGTTTCCCCGCAGAGCCTCAGGAAAACATTCTCTATTTTATAGAGAAACACGCGCCACTGCTTGAACCATGGCAAAGGGAAATCGTCCGAATTGTGCGCAAGATGGGGCAGTATTTTTATCCCCAGAAGCAAACCCAGGTGATGAACGAGGGCTGGGCCACTTTCTGGCACTACACCATTTTGAATCACCTATATGATGAAGGCCTGGTGACCGACCGCTTTATGCTGGAATTCCTGCAAAGCCACACTGGGGTGGTCGCACAGCCCGCTTACAACAGTCGCTATTATTCCGGCATCAACCCCTACGCCCTCGGATTTAATATGTTTACCGATATCCGCCGGATCTGTGAAAACCCCACCGAGGAAGACAGAGCCTGGTTTCCTGAAATTGCCGGCAGCAATTGGCTGGATACCCTGCACTTTGCCATGGAAAACTTTAAAGACGAGAGTTTTATCAGCCAATATCTGTCACCGGCCATGATAAGACAGTTCAAGCTTTTCGGGATTGTGGACGACGAGCGCAAAAACTATCTGTCTATTTCAGCCATCCATGATGAGGTCGGCTATCGGGAAATTCGGCAGACCATGTCGCAGCAATACAACCTGTCCAATCTTGAGCCCAATATTCAGGTGCACAGGGTTGAGGTAATGGGCGATCGCTCCATGACGTTAAGGTATGTGCCTTTCCACAATATTCCACTGGCAGACGATTACAGGGAAGTGTTGAAACACCTTCATCGATTGTGGGGTTTTACCGTGGTGCTTGAACAGGAAGAAAGTGATGGCACCATCAAGGAGCTGGCACGTTGTCCCCCAAGAGATGAAGAGGGACACTCGGTGAAAATATAA
- the sodB gene encoding superoxide dismutase [Fe] yields the protein MAFELPPLPYAKNALEPHISQETIEYHYGKHHNTYVVKLNGLIPGTEFEGKSLEEIVKTSTGGVFNNAAQVWNHTFYWNCLAPNGGGAATGPVADAINAAFGSFEEFKAKFTDAAVNNFGSAWTWLVKKADGTVAIVNTSNAATPLTDDSVTPILTVDVWEHAYYIDYRNVRPDYLAHFWELVNWDFVNQNFAG from the coding sequence ATGGCTTTCGAATTACCCCCACTGCCATACGCAAAGAACGCACTGGAACCCCATATTTCCCAGGAAACCATCGAGTACCACTACGGCAAGCACCACAACACCTACGTGGTTAAGCTGAACGGCCTGATCCCAGGTACCGAGTTCGAAGGCAAGAGCCTGGAAGAGATCGTAAAGACCTCCACCGGTGGTGTGTTCAACAACGCTGCTCAGGTTTGGAACCACACCTTCTACTGGAACTGTCTGGCCCCTAACGGCGGTGGCGCTGCCACTGGTCCGGTTGCCGATGCCATCAATGCTGCTTTCGGTTCTTTCGAAGAATTCAAAGCCAAGTTCACCGACGCCGCTGTTAACAACTTCGGCAGCGCCTGGACCTGGTTGGTTAAGAAAGCCGACGGCACCGTTGCTATTGTAAACACCAGCAACGCCGCTACTCCGCTGACCGATGATTCCGTTACCCCAATCCTGACTGTGGATGTGTGGGAACACGCTTATTACATCGATTATCGCAACGTACGTCCTGACTACCTGGCCCACTTCTGGGAACTGGTAAACTGGGACTTCGTAAACCAGAACTTCGCTGGTTAA
- the fadR gene encoding fatty acid metabolism transcriptional regulator FadR — MIINAKGPASFAEKYIVRSIWENKFPPGSILPAERELSELIGVTRTTLREVLQRLARDGWLTIQHGKPTRVNNFWETSGLNILETIADLNPEGFPVLVDQLLSARTNVSAIYFRGALRHNPETAVEILARIHGMEDSAEAYAEFDYDLHHTLAFSSGNPLYVLILNGFKGLYSRVGRYYFSSAEARKLAMDFYIELEKLAKRHAYGEVPALMRSYGINSGKMWQKLKDAMPADINQDPHG, encoded by the coding sequence ATGATAATCAATGCCAAAGGTCCTGCGAGTTTCGCAGAGAAATACATAGTGCGTTCCATTTGGGAAAATAAATTCCCCCCTGGCTCCATTCTTCCTGCCGAGCGTGAGCTTTCAGAGCTTATCGGTGTAACCCGTACCACATTGAGGGAAGTACTGCAGCGTTTGGCACGCGATGGCTGGCTCACCATCCAGCACGGTAAGCCAACCCGGGTAAATAATTTCTGGGAAACTTCAGGTCTGAATATTTTGGAAACCATTGCGGACCTGAATCCGGAAGGCTTTCCGGTGTTGGTAGACCAGTTGTTATCGGCCCGAACCAATGTCAGTGCCATCTATTTCCGAGGCGCGCTGCGTCACAATCCAGAAACTGCAGTCGAAATCCTTGCGCGGATCCATGGTATGGAAGATTCGGCCGAGGCATATGCAGAGTTCGATTACGATTTGCATCACACCCTGGCCTTTTCATCGGGTAACCCGCTTTATGTACTGATCCTGAATGGTTTTAAAGGACTTTACAGCCGGGTAGGCCGCTACTATTTCTCCAGCGCTGAAGCACGAAAGCTGGCGATGGATTTTTATATCGAGCTGGAAAAGCTGGCAAAGCGTCATGCCTACGGAGAAGTACCGGCGCTGATGCGAAGCTATGGCATCAACAGCGGTAAAATGTGGCAAAAACTGAAAGACGCCATGCCAGCTGATATTAATCAGGACCCCCACGGTTAA